In a genomic window of Orcinus orca chromosome 12, mOrcOrc1.1, whole genome shotgun sequence:
- the PRR18 gene encoding proline-rich protein 18: MPFPPLQPPPPTPAPGVPAARPPPRKPGATRKAAVPACAPPGPLPPAAAAEKRRPPERPPVLLSSSWPSATLKRPPARRAPGPASPRAPSPSAPGRPRAPAPCTTRPAGSGDGPAGVATSGAGPDAALRFSLSLTPEAVLVIQRRHLEKQLLARPRRAAPAPSNDAGRPLAPWPRARAAGLGRRPLLSGGLQGPDPGPRPADLRPLLKVSLLNERHKYDDVEYEEEVAAADEGLVRKCTEWLRGVESAAAARDRAGPLDALPHLSSL; this comes from the coding sequence ATGCCGTTCCCGCCCCTGCAGCCGCCgccgcccacccccgccccggggGTCCCTGCCGCGCGCCCACCGCCCCGGAAGCCGGGCGCCACCCGCAAGGCGGCCGTGCCCGCCTGCGCCCCGCCGGGGCCCTTGCCGCCCGCCGCGGCCGCGGAGAAGAGACGGCCCCCCGAGCGACCCCCGGTGCTGCTGTCCAGCTCCTGGCCCTCCGCCACCCTGAAGAGGCCGCCGGCCCGCCGCGCCCCCGGCCCGGCCTCCCCGCGCGCCCCGTCCCCGTCCGCGCCCGGCCGCCCGCGCGCCCCGGCTCCGTGCACGACCCGGCCGGCCGGCTCCGGCGACGGCCCCGCGGGGGTCGCCACCTCCGGGGCCGGGCCCGACGCAGCCCTGCGCTTCTCCCTGAGCCTCACGCCCGAGGCCGTGCTGGTCATCCAGCGGCGCCACCTGGAGAAGCAGTTGCTGGCGCGGCCCCGTCGGGCGGCGCCCGCGCCCTCGAACGACGCCGGGCGCCCGCTCGCCCCCTGGCCCCGGGCCCGGGCCGCAGGCCTCGGCCGCCGCCCGCTGCTGTCCGGCGGCCTGCAGGGCCCCGACCCCGGCCCACGGCCCGCTGACCTGCGCCCGCTGCTCAAGGTGTCGCTGCTCAACGAGCGGCACAAGTACGACGACGTGGAGTACGAGGAGGAGGTCGCGGCCGCCGACGAGGGCCTGGTGCGAAAGTGCACCGAGTGGCTGCGCGGCGTGGAGTCGGCGGCCGCCGCGCGCGACCGGGCGGGGCCCCTGGACGCGCTGCCGCACCTGAGCTCGCTGTGA